GGCATCACCCCCGGCAGGTGATCTCTTGGGACGGGCCGGGAACTGCGGGACGCGCGGAACCGGCCCGGCGGTCGGCGATTCGGACATGCCGGATCCGCACGCGCCATGACCTTGCCATTCGCTTACCCGGCGCTGGGCATCGCCGGAAAAGGCGCGGGCATCAACGGAACTCATGCGACTGACTACAGGGAGATGGGGAGGGACGCGGATGTGGGACTTCGCGGGCCGTGACACCGCTATCGACCTGGGCAGCGCGACCGTGCGGATGCACGTCGAGAAGAACGGCGTGGTCTGCCGGGAGCCGTCGCTGCTCGCCCGTTCGCGGCAGACGGGCCGGATCCTGGCGCTGGGGACCCCGGCGCGGGAGATGGCGGGCCGCAACCCCGACGTCACCCTCGTGCGCCCGATCCGGGAAGGCGCGCCGACGGAGACCGACGAAGCCGAGTGGCTGATGCGCCGCCTCGTGCGGCATCACCACCGAAAGCACTACATGGCGCGGCCCCGCGTGGTCGCGACCGTCCCGAGCGGCATGACCTCGGTGCACTACCGGGCCCTGCAGTTCGCCGCCTACCAGGCGGGGGCACGGCGGCTCACGCTGGTGCCCACGCCGATCGCCGCGGCCATCGGGATGGGCATGACCTCCGCCGGACGTCCCGAGGTGGCCGTCATCGCCGACATCGGCGCGGACCTCACCGACGTCGGCGTCATCGCCTTCGGCGGCCTGGTCACCTCGCACACCGCCACGGTCGGCGGCGCGGAGATGGACCGGGCGATCATCCGGCTGGTCCGGCGCGAGCAGGGCGTGGCGCTGTCCATGGCCGCCGCCGAGGAGGCCAAGCTCGAGGTCGGCGCGGTGCCGCCGCTGGGCCGCCGGCCCGCCAGGCAGATCGTGGTGACCGGACGGGACGTGTCCAGCGGCCTGCCGCGCCAGGTCGTGCTGACCACCGCGGACGTGCAGCGCGCGATCGAGGCGCCGCTCGCCCGGATCATCGAGGCGATCCGGGCCGGGCTCACCGGCTGCGGGCCCGAGGTGTCGGGCGACCTGCTGAGCGTCGGCGTCACGCTGACCGGCGGCTGCGCCAAGCTGCCCGGGCTGGACCGGCTGATCCGCGAACGGGTCGGGCTGGGCGCGCGGGTCGGCGACGACACCGGGGACGCCGCCGTGCTGGGCGCCGCCGAGGTGCTGCGCTCGGCGGGCGGCGAGGAACCGTCCGCCCGCGACAGCTCGCCGCGCCCGCAGGTCCTCACGACCGTCCCGGACTACCTGCCCGAATACCAGCCCGAATACTGACCATCCGCGCATTCCGCGGGGCGGGATCTGACCGGCGTCCTGAGCCGGAGTCATCCGGAGACTGACCGGGTGGCCGTTTCCGCCCCGCGGAAGCGCGCGCGGCGCCACGATGGACGCATGTCCTTCGAGGAGATGGCCGGACACGATCTGATCAACGTCGTCCGGGACCTGGGGCCGGTCGAGGCCGTCCGCGACCAGGAGGCCGCCGAGCGGATGCGCGCCTACCCCAAGATCATCGCCGCGGGCCCGCCGGAGTTCGGGCTCGCCGAGCAGGCGGACGGCGCCTGGCGCATCCTGTCGCTCGACTCCATGGATCCCTACGAGGCCCGCATCGACCTGGCGATCCGCCTGCGGGACGCGGCCGCGAAGGCGGACCCGGCGCCGCGCGCGCGGATGCGCGCCCTCGCCGACGTCTTCGACCCGGAGGACCTCGACGCGCCCGCCCGCACCGAGTGCGCCGTGGACGGGCGGCGGTACCGGATCGTGCGGGTGCCGCCCTTCGCCCGGCTCGGCACCGACGGCCCGGAACCGGCCCGCGCCACCGACGTCGAGGGCGGCCCGGTCGACGGGTTCCGGCTCGACCCCGCCGCGCCGGTCGGCCCGGCCGACGCCACGCTCCGGCTCGAACTGCTCGGGCTGGTCCCGGACCCCGGCAGCGTCCCGGACGACGAACGCCGCGAGGCGCTCGAGGCCGTCCGGGCCTACCCCGGCGTCGTGCTGCTGCCGCCGCTGTTCGCCGTGGTCGAGGACCGCGACGACCACTGGCGGCCGATCACCGGAGGCACCGGCCCGCAGGACGCGCGCCGCGCGCTGTCGCACTACTTCCGCCGCACGCTGCCGCGCCTCCCGCCCCCGGAGACGCCCCCGCCGAGCCCCGGCGAACTCGCCGAGTACGCCCGCGCCGCCGATCGGATCGACGCCGAACGCGGCGTCGAGTTCGTCGCGTGCGGCCGCCGCTTCCGCATCGCCCGCGTCGCCCGCATGATCCGCGTGGGCCCCGACGGCCCCGAACCCGCCCGCCCGTCCGACGAGGTCCCCCTGGAGTGACGCGCCTCGATCGCGCCCGGATCGTCGCGGTGGTCCGCTATGCTGCCGTCCGGGCGAGACCGTAGCGCAGAGGTCGTCGCGCCTTAGCTGCATGCTGGAGGACGTCGGTTCGAATCCGACCGGCCTTGCCCGCCTTTCCTCCCGCGCGAAAGCGCGGAGCGATTCGTCGGACTCGTCCGTTACGCTGCCGCCCGGTGGGGCTGTAGCGCAGAGGTCGTCGCGCCGTACTGCTCGTCGGAGGACGCCGGTTCGAATCCGGCCCGCTCCACCGCTCGTCCGTCCCCGGTGGTGAGGAGTCCCGTGTCGCCCGTTCCGTCCCGCGTCCAGGACGATCCGCCGGACGGGACGGACGCGCCGGCCCCGGACGAACTCGCCGCGTGCCTCGCGCTGCTGGACCGCGCCCGCCTCGCCGACCCCGACGATCCGCGCTGGCGGGCCGTCCACGACGCCGCGTCCCTGCTGCACCGCGCGGGCAAGAAGGCCCGCAAGCGCACCCGCCGCACCGACCGCCGCCGCACCGACCTCGACACCCTCGCGTCCACCGCCCGCCACCGCGACCAGAACCCCTCCCCGAACGCCGCCCCCGTGCTCCCGCCCGGCCCCCCTCCGACCGACGAACCCCCGAACGACACGAATCCGGGCAGCACGAATCCGGGTGCCACGTGTCCGGTGGGCGCGTTGCCGCGCGGCAGGAAGCCGGGCGGTACCTCGTCCGGCGAGACGGCGCCAGAGGACGGAGTCGTGGACGGCTCGCCGGACGGTGCGTTGCCCGGCGGTGGGGTGGGGCGGCTTCGGGGTGGTAGGCGGTGTTATGTGTGCAAGGTGGAGTATCGGGAGGTTCATCCCGAGTACCACATGCTGTGTCCGGGGTGCGCCCGGGAGAACGCGGAGCGGCGGCATGCGCGGTGCGATCTGCGGGGGCGGCGGGCGCTGGTGACCGGCGGCCGGGTGAAGATCGGCTTTCATGTGGCGCTGAAGATGCTGCGGGACGGCGCCGAGGTGATGGTGACGACGCGGTTCCCGAGGGACGCGGCGCGGCGGTTCGCGGCCGTGGACGACAGCGGCGAGTGGCTCGACCGGCTGCACGTCCACGGGGTCGACCTGCTGGACCTGCCGGGCGTCGCGGGGTTGCTGGAGGCGGTGCACGGGCGGTTCGACCACCTGGACGTCCTGGTCAACAACGCGGCGCAGACCATCCGGCGACCGGCGGCCTACCACTGGGAGGTGCGGGCGGCGGAGGCGCTGCCGCTGGACGGTCCGGCCGCGCGGGTCGCGGTGGCCGAAGGCGTGCGCGGCGAGACGGCATTGGCGCCGCCCCACGATGCCCTGTTCCCGGCGGGGCGGACGGACGAGACGGGCGAACCGCTCGACCTGCGCGACCGCAACAGCTGGAGCCTGCGGCTGCACGAGGTGGACCCGGCCGAGTGGCTGGAGGTCCAGCTGGTGAACGCGTTCGCGCCGTTCCTGCTGACGTCGCGGCTGCGGGGCCTGCTGGAGGCGTCGCCGTGGCCGGACCGGTACGTGGTGCAGGTGTCGGCGATGGAGGGCAGCTTCTCGCGGGCGAACAAGACCGTCCGGCATCCGCACACGAACATGGCCAAAGCTGCGCTGAACATGATGACGCGCACGTCGGCGGCCGACTACGCGGCGTCGGGCGTCCACATGACCAGCGTCGACACCGGCTGGGTCACCGACGAGCGGCCGCACCCGGACAAGGCCGCGCAGCGGGCGGCGGGGTTCCGGCCGCCGCTGGACGTGATCGACGGCGCGGCCCGCGTGTACGACCCGGTCGTGCGGGGCGTGCGCGGGGAGCGGATGTCCGGGCTCTTCCTGAAGGACTACCGACCCGTGGAGTGGTGATGGAACCGACCCCCGTACGCTGCCCGGCGATCGAGCACCCGGACGTGCCGGCCGTCGATCCCGCCGGGCTCGATCCGCTGCTGGCGCGGCTGGCGGACGGCGCCCCGGTGAGCGGGGACGAGCCGTTCCCGCTGGGGACGCTGCGCGCCGACGGACGGGTCGACCTGTGCAAGCAGGGGCTCGGGGCGGCGGGCGTCGCGCGGGTCCTCCCGGCGGTGACGGCGTCTTCGCATGCCGAGCACGTCCTGCTGGGGACGAACGCGATCGGCGACGAGGGCGCGCGGACGATCGCGGGCGCGCTCGTCCCCGGGCACGGCTTGAAGACCCTGTACCTGGGGTGCAATCGCATCGGGGCGGAGGGGGCGGCGGCCCTCGCGGGGGCGCTCGCGTCGGACGGGGAGGTGCGGGGGCTGTGGCTGAAGCGCAATCCGGTCGGCGATGACGGGGTGCGCGAGCTCGCGGGGATGCTGCGGCGGAACGCCTCCGTCCGGACGCTCGATCTGGTGAACACCGGTGTCGGCCTCGATGGGTTGCGGGCCCTGCTCGACGCGTTGACGGTGCGGGACGTCCGGCTGGAGCGGCTGTTCGTCGGGGGCAACGGGCTCGGGCCGGAGGCGGCGGGGCCGCTGGCCGCACTGGTGCGGGACGCCGGGGTGCGGGAGCTGTACGCGCCCGCGAACCACCTGGGCGACGCCGGCGCGGCGGCGATCGCGCGGGCCGTGGACGCGGGACGTCCCGTGCGGCTGGGCCTCGGCGGCAACGGGCTCGGGCCGGACGGCGCGCGGGCGCTCGCCGGTGCCCTGCGCGGGATCGAGGCGCTCGACCTGGGGCGTCCGCCGTCGCAGCGGGCACTCGGCGCGCCGTCGAACGAGACCGGGGACGCGGGCGCGGCCGCGCTGGCCGAGGCGTTGCCGGACGGCCCGCTGCGGCGGCTGGAGCTGCGGCACACCGGGGTCACCGGGCGGGGCGCGAAGGCGCTGCTGGCGCGGGTGGACGAGCGGACGCGGCTGGAGTACGTGGGGTTCGGGCCGGGCGTGCCGCGGAAGGTGAAGCGGGCGCTGGCGGGACGGCTGCGTCCGGCGGCCCGCCCGCACGAGGACCTGCGCGCGATCGCGAGCGTCTACCGGTGAGGCCGCCGTGGCACGGGGAGCCGACGGTCTGGCGGCGGATCCGCCGGTACGCCGTCCCCCGCCGGATGATCGAGGACGCGACGGAGCGGCGGCTGGCGGGCGACTGGCGGGGCGCGTGCGCCGCGGCGAACGTGGACGTCGACTTCGACCCGGACCGGCTCGCGGACGAGCACGGGGTGGCCGACGCCGAGCGGCTCGCCGAGGATCTGCGGCACCTCGTCCCCGACCTGCTGCGCTGGCACCTGCCGCGCGCGGGCTGCGGGCGGACGACGATCCTCAACAATCGCTGGATAGTCCTGGGCCGGTACGGCGGCGACGATTCGTCCCTCGTCGGCGCGCTGTGCGTGGTGACCCCGCTGTACGTGAACGGGTCGC
The nucleotide sequence above comes from Actinomadura algeriensis. Encoded proteins:
- a CDS encoding rod shape-determining protein, with the protein product MWDFAGRDTAIDLGSATVRMHVEKNGVVCREPSLLARSRQTGRILALGTPAREMAGRNPDVTLVRPIREGAPTETDEAEWLMRRLVRHHHRKHYMARPRVVATVPSGMTSVHYRALQFAAYQAGARRLTLVPTPIAAAIGMGMTSAGRPEVAVIADIGADLTDVGVIAFGGLVTSHTATVGGAEMDRAIIRLVRREQGVALSMAAAEEAKLEVGAVPPLGRRPARQIVVTGRDVSSGLPRQVVLTTADVQRAIEAPLARIIEAIRAGLTGCGPEVSGDLLSVGVTLTGGCAKLPGLDRLIRERVGLGARVGDDTGDAAVLGAAEVLRSAGGEEPSARDSSPRPQVLTTVPDYLPEYQPEY
- a CDS encoding leucine-rich repeat domain-containing protein, translating into MEPTPVRCPAIEHPDVPAVDPAGLDPLLARLADGAPVSGDEPFPLGTLRADGRVDLCKQGLGAAGVARVLPAVTASSHAEHVLLGTNAIGDEGARTIAGALVPGHGLKTLYLGCNRIGAEGAAALAGALASDGEVRGLWLKRNPVGDDGVRELAGMLRRNASVRTLDLVNTGVGLDGLRALLDALTVRDVRLERLFVGGNGLGPEAAGPLAALVRDAGVRELYAPANHLGDAGAAAIARAVDAGRPVRLGLGGNGLGPDGARALAGALRGIEALDLGRPPSQRALGAPSNETGDAGAAALAEALPDGPLRRLELRHTGVTGRGAKALLARVDERTRLEYVGFGPGVPRKVKRALAGRLRPAARPHEDLRAIASVYR
- a CDS encoding SDR family NAD(P)-dependent oxidoreductase, which translates into the protein MSPVPSRVQDDPPDGTDAPAPDELAACLALLDRARLADPDDPRWRAVHDAASLLHRAGKKARKRTRRTDRRRTDLDTLASTARHRDQNPSPNAAPVLPPGPPPTDEPPNDTNPGSTNPGATCPVGALPRGRKPGGTSSGETAPEDGVVDGSPDGALPGGGVGRLRGGRRCYVCKVEYREVHPEYHMLCPGCARENAERRHARCDLRGRRALVTGGRVKIGFHVALKMLRDGAEVMVTTRFPRDAARRFAAVDDSGEWLDRLHVHGVDLLDLPGVAGLLEAVHGRFDHLDVLVNNAAQTIRRPAAYHWEVRAAEALPLDGPAARVAVAEGVRGETALAPPHDALFPAGRTDETGEPLDLRDRNSWSLRLHEVDPAEWLEVQLVNAFAPFLLTSRLRGLLEASPWPDRYVVQVSAMEGSFSRANKTVRHPHTNMAKAALNMMTRTSAADYAASGVHMTSVDTGWVTDERPHPDKAAQRAAGFRPPLDVIDGAARVYDPVVRGVRGERMSGLFLKDYRPVEW
- a CDS encoding DUF5954 family protein; the protein is MSFEEMAGHDLINVVRDLGPVEAVRDQEAAERMRAYPKIIAAGPPEFGLAEQADGAWRILSLDSMDPYEARIDLAIRLRDAAAKADPAPRARMRALADVFDPEDLDAPARTECAVDGRRYRIVRVPPFARLGTDGPEPARATDVEGGPVDGFRLDPAAPVGPADATLRLELLGLVPDPGSVPDDERREALEAVRAYPGVVLLPPLFAVVEDRDDHWRPITGGTGPQDARRALSHYFRRTLPRLPPPETPPPSPGELAEYARAADRIDAERGVEFVACGRRFRIARVARMIRVGPDGPEPARPSDEVPLE